atggaatgagctgctagaggaagtggtggaggctggcacaattgcaacatttaaaaggcatttggatgggtatatgaataggaagggtttggaaggatatgggctgggtgctggcaggtgggtctagattgagttgggatagctggtctgcatgggcgggttggaccaaagggtctgtttccatgctgtacatctctatgactcaatgactagaACAAACATCTCTCCCAaatatccaacccaaactttggatcaGATATGTGGACGACacttttgtaataattaaaagaaTAAAGATTGAGAGCACACACCAAATTATGAACACAACATTCACAGGAATCAAGTTTACGAGAGGAGGAAATTGTCAACCAACTCatattcctagatgtgatggtacaaagACCACAGAACAGGAAATGCAAAGTGTACAAAAAAGCCACACACACGGACCAGATCCTGAATTATAACAGTCAGCAACGAAACACACACAATAGAAGCTGCATTTGTAGCCTTTTCACTCCCGATCCGCGAAGAGAAGAAGACTTCTACAAAGTCTTTGCCAAGAATGGATATCCCtgcaacttcatctgcagataACTGGCAGACAAACAAACAATGTGACAAGGACATGCCACGACccaacacactaaccactctagCTTATATAGAAAACATTTCAGAACTGATAGTCAGACTTTTCTGACCCCTTGGATTCATGATAGCACATAAACCGACGGCCatgctcagacaactcaccagaacaaaagacccaataTCTGTTATGTGTAGGACAAACATggtgtacaagattccatgcagggactgcacaaaacaccatATAgtacaaacaggcagacaactagcgatccacattcatgaacatcaactagccaccaaactCCACGACCAGCTGTCCGTAGTAGCTATACATACAGATGATAAGGGCGACAAATTTGACGGGGAccacacaacaataataggacaagccaaactgagggcagccagagaattcctaaaagcatgacACTCAGCCAAGGATTATATCAgtaaacacattgacctagacccaatataccaaccactacaatgGACAACTAAACCGGCAGCAGCaggaacaaaatgaaataaattccaactgacacattatagaagcgcttcacaagagagTATTAAAGATGTCACTTAGAAAGGGGACAAAACGTCCGCAAACaaacttcccagcttggcgaacatacccacaacaactgcaaccgtcacccaagctacaaatctttacaaaaATCTTGTACTTATAATAATTAATATAAAGGAAAACAAGTGTTGGTAATTCAAAATTTGGCACTACACCCTCAGTGATACTAAAATAACTCTTAGAGTTAAATAGATGCAAATGAGACTGATAATCCACTTTTTGCTAAACTAAACTCATCAACTAATCTGTAAAGATTGGCTCATTTTCAACATGTAAACCTCAGCAAATCACTCCTGCTTACATTATCCATTTAAAAACTCAAATACACCAAAGTCTGGGTGACCTTATCAATTTTGAAGACTTGTTCCATGATAAACTCATAACATATTCCAGAAACCATCTCATACATAAccaaacaataaagaaaaactgcaagctggcaacatctgtggagagaaagcagagttaacgtttcaagtccggaGACCCTTCTTTAGGACATTCTGGGAAAGTCTGTAATTTCCTTTACATTATGTCGCTTCAAAGCAGACTGGGTTGTCTTTTGAAAGAGGGTTAGTTTGTTTCCTGATTACAAAATTGTCATGAAGTTACATGGACAATTAATATTGAATTCCAGTGACTGATTTAATATCTGGGATTTTCACATGAAAGAAAACACCTTTAATGAGCTAGGACACTGATTTGAAATGCCTAAAATACAAGGGAAACCAAGTTTCCAAAAATTTTGGATATGGATAAACAGTAGACATACCTGCAAAATTTCATACTTGCTATTGTTTGAACAATGTAGAAAAACGCCTCAGAATAATGAGTAAAAGCCACATCAGCCATACAAACAATTAGAGATAAAGGAAACCTGAGGAAACCCATTATGCAAAAAGGCTGAAGATTTCCAGTTCTATTCCAATGTACTGTAACTTCCATGCTACAGTTGGTATTAAGAGTTTTTAGGTGACATTTGATTTTGCTCTGCAACAAGGAAAGGACACATTGCAAAATTTACAATACATCACTAAGAATATTTCAGGGGTAATTGAAAAGGAGTTAAAATAATAGTTGCCAAAAAAGAATGTTGAGGAAGGAGACAACTCCAAGTTAAGCAGCATGGTTGTAAAGTGTGCTGCTAATCTACACAGATTTTATGTAGTGGGGACTCAGAGAGGTTCTACACTGGTTGACTGTCTCTGTTTAGTGAGGGCTCGGAGAAACCTGACAGCTTTTTAAGCTCAGAATAAGCCATGTGCGCAGTCAGTTTAGCACAGCTGACAGTAGGAGTTGAAAAGCCCACAAGCATGGTTTGCTTGATGCAACACAGCAAGATTAGAGCACAAAAATCCAGGAGTTATATTAACTTAGTGAGACTGAGAGAAGCTGCAGTTGCATCTGCAAGGGCATACATTATCTGAAATCCAGAAGAGCATTGAGCCAGAAACGGATGGTGATTGACCAGAGTCGGAGCCGTTGTTGAGGCAGTCTAATCAGAAAGGCTCTTGAGGAGTTTCAAGGCCAGAAAAACTAAAGTGAAGACTTGTAATCCCTTGAGATGTTTAAGGAGATTTGATGACCCACTGTGGCATTAATGCCTGGGTGTAATTGCTAAGAAATTCATGAAATTAGTCTTGATTGCAATTGTTATTTCATGTCTGCTACGGATTTTCAATCAACCTATTACCAGTATTAACTGTGCTTTACTTTGGGGTGTTAGAATGTAAGTTGCATACATACTGTGGGTGGTTTAATAGTACATTTTATGGTAGTTTGCTCAAAATTGGTTATCATGGCTTAATTCTCTTCATTAGCTCATTGGATTTCATACTCTGAGGTGAGCCAAATAATTTCGGTGAGAATCCAaaagtcagatttttaaaaaatgcatttctaTCTCATTAATACCCCAATTTGCCATATTAATGTTCCTGTCCACCACTGAGAAAcgcaacaaaacaaaaacttgacTGGCAAAATAGAACTAGTATCTGTGCAATTTGTCAGCATCCATCGGCACTCATGGATTGGCTATGTTGACTGCCTAACTTCCTGTTGCGGGGAACCCAAACCCAACCGACCCAAGAGCGGCCAGAAGCGATCGGCCTCTGACATGTACGGGTGAGTCACGTCAACCCCCGCGTGTGTGCGTGCGcgggactcactccccttccttctctccccccccaccaccgtcCGCACGGGAGAGGGGGACCAAAGTGGACGGCCGGGGGTGGGGTTGGCGTTCGGTCTGGCAGTCATGGAGAGGGCCGACAGGGGGCGAGGAGGAGAGAGAACAGCGGTGACTAGCAGAAACGTaattcccccttccccacccccacccactgtGGGCGCggggggggtgaggtggggtggggcagTGTCCAGAGGGAAACGGGATTCAGGGTCAGCGCAGACAGGGGTACCTGGGCGGCCGCAGTACTGACCCACGGCCCCTGCCAGGCAGCTCGGTCACGGGTCGCGACACACACCCTCACTCTCGGTGACCCATTGCCCGCGCCACTGaatcctgcccccccccccccccccaagcctcTGGGCCTTCCCTCGATGCCACCTCTCCTAACTTCGATCTTCAATCCACTCCCTCCccgctgactgactgactgacctgtTCCAGACCCCACGCGCTAaccctcccttccttccttccgCGTTGGGAATGACTTGCTGTTGTCTCCGCAGGTCTACCTCCGACCTGGACTATGACTATTACCGCAGCGACTTCTACGACAGGTAAGGgaggggtggtgggtggggggggggggggggcggggggtgaaCCCCCACCGGATCCTCCACCCCCCcgaggtggggcgggggggggggggtaccctTGAAGTGAGGGGTTGAGCGTGGGAGAGGAGGGCGTTTGCTAGTGAGGAACCTGGGCAGTGGGCGCTTTccagggagtggggtgggggaagggaacgTCGCTCGCTCTTTTTGGTGTCCGTCCAGAGGGGCGTGGGAGTGGGAGGTGGGGTGGTTGGTGTGGAGTCCACGTGTGAGGCGCAGAAGTgtcggagggagggagggaggggttcaCGGGGGCGCGCGGGGGTCATCTGTCTTTGCCAGCGAGAATCCGGCAGCGAGCGTACGCCCTAATCGCGTTTGTCTGTCTTCATTTCTCCCTCCAGCGCTCCCCCAAGCAGGCAGTCGGAGGGCTACGAGATTCCGTCACTCACCAGGTAAATGCTCGCGCGCGCTCTGGCGACCTGACCGGCGTCGGACACCCTCCCTCtcctttccctcccctcccccagccccttCGGCCAGAACACGTGGTTAACCCCCAGGCCGTCCCACGGGAGATCTGAAGGGACCGTGGGGGGCTCGACTTGACCGGAAGGCAGGAACTCGctgctctcccccaccccccccgggTTCGACGCTCACGGACtccctactgtgcagaaagaggccgttCGGGCCATCGGCCAGGCACTGATCCTTCAAAAGAGCGTCCGACCGACCGGGCGGTTTTGTTTTGCCTTCCAGATGTTCCCGGTGTGTTTAAGCATCAGCAAGGGGAGTGCTCCCAACCTCTTGCCCCCACCCACCCGCCCCGATTCCTCGATTCCTACCGATCGCAGGTTCGGACGCGTCCTGGGGAAGGGGGGAGGCGTCGACTGAATCGACCTTCCCTGAGCTCCCTCCTATCCCAATTCGTCATgtggaggggagtccagaactaggtttagggtgagagggggaaagggagccgaggggtaactttctcacccagagggtggtgcgggtgtggaatgagctgccagaggaaggggtgggggctggtacaatgacagcattgaaaagggtggacaatgacagcattgaaaaggtgGATGGGGACAGGGATTGGAGGGTAGTGGGCTGGCGAACgggggactggattaggttaggggTATCTGGGTCAGCAcagatgggttgggccgaagggtctgttcccgtgatGCATGACCAGTGTCACGTAAGGAGACCAACCTGTATGTGGTTTTCGGTTTGTGGTCTCGCCAGTGCCCCGTGCGATTGTGGCAAAGACCGACTCTCGTACACTCCAGAATTTGATGGCCTTTCCCTAAATGGTTGCTGTCCCTGTGTGAACTCTCGGTGCTTCCTTGTTGTTTTCACAGCCGGTCACTCGGACAGACGGCGAGAACCGCCATGACGTGTCTCTTCCTTTCCTTGCAGGATGTACCCGTACCCGAGCCGGGTGCCGCCGCCCCTGCCCAGGCCGGTCACCATTGCCAAGCGCCCCCGGGTCACGGTCCCCGTGCCGCGAAGAGGCAAAGGCAGCTTCAACACCAAGTCTGGGCAAAAATCAGCTGCCTCGGGCAAACCAGGTACCAACGGCGCGGCAGTCGGCCGAGTCTGTCAGCAATCGCCGCAACTCGGCACAGCCTCCACTTCCCATCAGTCACAGAGCAGAGCTCCCCGTCAAACActccccgggacagggacagcacggggttagatacagagtaaagctccctctacactgtccccacatcaaacactcccagggacatggACAGCatgggtttagatacagagtaaagctccctctacactgtccccccccatcccagggacagggacagcacggggttagatacagggtaaagctccctctacactgtccccctatcccagggacagcacggagttagatacagagtaaagctccctctacactgtccccccccatcccagggacagggacagcacggggttagatacagagtaaagctccctgtacaccgACCCCGCACCCCTACCGAGGCCAGTGCTGTTGGGTCTTTGGTCCTTTGTCCCTGTCCCCGCTCACGATGCTCCTGTTCCTTTGGACCCAGTGAAAGCCAATGACCTGGCCACCATCAAGAAGGAGTTGACTCTGATCAAGAGCAAAGTGGATTCCCTTCTGGACAGTCTGGAGAAGATTGAGAAGGAGCAAAGCAGCCAGACGGGTAAGTTGGCCGCTGGCAGGCAGGTTAGCCTGTCTTCCCCTGAACCTGACAGACTACCTCCTCCCTCGTTTTCACTTCTGTCGCTTGCTCGCTCGTGTACACcccgcgtgctctctctctctctctctctctctctgtctcccacaCCCAGTTACCACACAGGAAACCACGTCCTGCTACCCCTGGCCGCGTAACCAGAGTTGAAGACTTCATCCAGTCAGCAAAACCGCCCATTTATCTGTCTGTCAGTTGAGAGACAACTCACACCAGATTTCTGAACTGAACAAGACTCGTTTTTGTCATAAGTTGATAGACTGTAGCGACAGTGGAACCATTATGAAGGGTTAACGTTTAATTCTGAGCCACCTTCCAAAACTCCCCTGTGTCCAGTTGGACGTGCAGACACCAGACGGAGAGCGTTGAGTTGGTGGCGGTCAGTGATCCGTGTTCCCAGCGTTTTGCTGTTTGCAACACCCTCCCcgtcttccttctccagatgccTTCACTTGTTTGCACGAGGTACAGCGTGACTGGTTCACATGTTCACAGCCTCGAACTGGTTTAGAGCCAGACCTTACAGGAGCTGCTGTGGGAACAATACACATCAGACTTGAGAGGCTGttacacggccaatccaccctaacctgcacatccctgggcactatgggtaatttagcatggccaatccacccttacctacgcatccctgggcactatgggtaatttagcacggccaatccaccctaacctgcacatccctggattgtgagaggaaaccggtgcacccggggGAAGCCCACGCAGAGACGGTGggaggcaaatgtgcaaactccgcacggaCAGTCGCCGTGAGGGTGCGATCAACCCTGGATCCCCGGGgccgtgaggcagcggtgctaacccgCTGAGCCACCCGTGCTCGACTCTGAACGTTAGCCCTCTCTCAggcgctctctcgctctcccgggatgctgcctgaccagctgtcccCTCCAGCTTTTGTTTATATCTCTCAGTCCCACTCCTTTCACCCACATCCCTCCGACACACTGGGCTGGCCCCTTTCCCCCTCTTCCCCCGGCTCCCTCCCCCCGCGTCCGGAGTCTCGGGACGGTGCACGCGGGTCTCCTTTCTCCTCGCCCTCCCCGGGTCCGGCGCTGCCGACCTCGGCTCTTGGTGTTGAGCGCGTCTGCCGTTCTCTTCCCCTGGGCAGAGAGCAAGAGCGAGAAGGCGGAGGAGGGGAGCAGCAGCAAAGCTGGCTGCGAGGCCAAGAAAGCGGAGAGCGAGGGGACTGGCGAGGAAGGGGACACCCTGGAGGACGACGAGGACGACCAGGTACCGGCCCAAGCGGGGAGGGGCGGGTTGGAGAGCAGCCCGGGGGCTCTGGTCTGGGGCAGGCCACTTGTCACCGTGACCCGCGAGAGGGAGCCTGGACTGTCAGCTTCGTTGGGAACGCGCGGCGGTGGGGGGGGGTTTGAAATCTGGCTGCGGAGAGCAGACCGCTGCCCGGAATCCTGCTGCCCGCGATTACCGGATGCCGGTCAGGACCAGCTGACGACGGCCGGACCCCGGGCAGCTTTACCTTGCGCCCGTGCGGTGCGAGTGCCACTTTTACCaacaatctaaccatctcccctgaGTGTTCAGCCATCACCGAATCAacatccaccccaccccaccccgccagggggttaccgttgaccagaaactgaacgtGGACCAGCCCTGTATAAACCCAGCGGCTCCAAGAGcagggtcagaggctgggaatcctgcagcgagtcactcccctcctgactctctccCCCCAGAGCCCTatcccaccatcgacaaggcaggGAGGGTGAGggagtactccccacttaccCAGGATGTGGGGGggcagctccgacaacactcgAAGCTCCACACCGGggggggcagcagatacacagggaacaccaccccccctcccctttcCCCAAACCACTCCCTGTCCTGGAATGTATCGGCCGTTCCTTCCTGGGATTGCCCCCCTCCTTGAAGGGCATCGTGGGTCTACCCCACAGCACGTGGctaagatggcagctcacccccaccccgCTGCGCGGGGCACAGCTTCCCCAGGGGGGTTGGGGAAGGGGGGGGTAACGAGGGTGAGTGTCCATTGCGGGCGCTGACCGCCCCTGCCCGCGACGGTGGTAGACTCGCTGACTTCAGGGGGGGGGCACTTCGATCAGCCCCGAAGGACAcggtggggtggggagagcgTCCCTCTCGGACGGTCGACCCGCCTTGGCGATCTCCCTCGGGTGATCCGAAACCCGGTTGGTCGAGAACGCCGGAGGGTCGAGGTTTCCTCTGTGAAGGCCGAACACATGAACGATCTGTGGAAAGGCGTTGTTTATTCGGCTGGGCCCCACgcgtggtgggccgaaggg
This genomic interval from Chiloscyllium plagiosum isolate BGI_BamShark_2017 unplaced genomic scaffold, ASM401019v2 scaf_11096, whole genome shotgun sequence contains the following:
- the LOC122547145 gene encoding heterogeneous nuclear ribonucleoprotein C-like, giving the protein MYGSTSDLDYDYYRSDFYDSAPPSRQSEGYEIPSLTRMYPYPSRVPPPLPRPVTIAKRPRVTVPVPRRGKGSFNTKSGQKSAASGKPVKANDLATIKKELTLIKSKVDSLLDSLEKIEKEQSSQTESKSEKAEEGSSSKAGCEAKKAESEGTGEEGDTLEDDEDDQLHDSKARKDEEEGEDDGGDDTNSQDDH